The following nucleotide sequence is from Candidatus Bipolaricaulis sibiricus.
GATCGTACTCAGTGCCGTTTCAACTGTCTCAGTCGAGCCGTTTGGCATATTGCACAACCATGCACGAATGCCGGATGCTAGTACGCACACCCCATCCTGTCAAGGTCAACGGAGGGCCGTCGCGTCCCAGCGGCGACGGACGCCCGGGAGATGCGTCCGGAGAACTGCGACGTGATCGGGCCTCGCTCGCAGGAGCCCAGAGGGCTGTGGGTCCGAACCCGCGATCGCCTCGGAGAATCAGGCGATCACGTACAACGCACGGGGGCGCAGGGAGACCTCGATCTCCTGGACGGGCTCGGGCAGGAGCTCCCCGTCCATGTGCACGGGGAGGGGACGATCGCTGCGGATCTCTACACGCTCGGCCTTCTTCGCATGCACCCGCGCCAGGTTGAGGTAGGAACCGTCGCGCGTCTTGGGCAGAACCACGAACCGCACCAGCCGGGGGTAGTTCCCGATCAGGCCCACGTCGAGTACGCCATCGTCCACGCGGGCGTGGGGGGCGAGGCGGTACCCGCCGCCCGCGCAGGGGCCGTTCATCACCGAGACGGAGAGGAGCCGCCCCGCGAACGTCCACCCGTCCCCCTCGACCTCGGCCCGAAACGCGCGGAACCTGACCACCTCGAGGATCGTGGCGTAGAGGTAGCCCAGCTCACCCTTCAGGAACCGCATCCGTCGGTAGTCGGCGGCGATCTGCCCCTCGATGCCCATCCCGAACGAGTTGAGCGAGAACTGCCCCTGCACCTGGGCCACGTCCACCGTCCGCGCCCGACCCTGGGCGAGAACGGCCGCCGCCCCCACAAGGTCCTTCGGGATGCCGAGAACCCTGATGTAGTCGTTCCCAGAACCCATGGGCAATACACCCAGTGCCGTGCCTGTCCCGACCAGGGCCTGGGCGACCTCGTGGATCGTTCCGTCGCCGCCGGCGGCGGCGACGACTCGGGCCCCGGCGGCCACCGCAGCGCGGGCAAGCTCGACGGCGTGTCCGGGGCGTTCGGTGACCGCGACCGCGGCGTCCACACCGGCCTGATCGAGGACGGTCTGCAGTTCGGCCCGTCGCTGCCCGGCCCGACCTCGATCCGCGGCCGGGTTCAGCACCACCTGCACCTGTACCATGGCCGGGCATTCTACCCCTCTCCCCGATCGGCAGCACCCGCCGGTGGGCAGCCCGCGCTCCCCCTCGGCGCCCCCCCGAGGGGGGGAACGCGGTCCGGGCGCGGTCGCCGCGAACCGCGGCGTCCCCCTCAGAGGAGCTTATCCAGGATGGCTGCGGTCTCGTCGTCGACCGCCGGCGGCGTCCATTCCACGTGGACCACCCGGGCTCCCTGCGCGTGCAGGGCGTCGGCGAACGCCGCCAGCCCCAGGTTGACCGCGATAGGCCCCTGCTGCAGCAGCCCCCCCGCGACCCCGTTCGTCGACGACATGCTCACCGTGCCCCCCCGATAACCACCACGCCGTACGCAGCGGCCTGGGCGTTGCTGGGTAGCACGACCACGCCGACCTCCTCAAGGGCCGCGACCTGGGACCGGAGTCCCTGTGGGTCACCGTCGGTCCCACACACCGAGGCGACGACGCTCACATACCCGCCGCGCTCCACGGCGGCGCGCTTCGCCTCGCGGATCACAGGGAGGAGGTCTCCCACCGGGTCTGGTGCGGCGTTGTACCCCAGGATGAAGTCAAGCAGCACCACTGCCACCTCCGGATCACGGGCCTCGAGGAGGACCCTCTCCTGACGGAGGGCGGGATCGATCATCGGGTGCGCCCGCCCCTCGGTGAAATGCTCGTCGCCGAGGTCGAGCAGGGCGTGCCCCACGCTGCGCATCGGATCATCCAGCACCCGTCGCCGGTCCAGCGGGGCATTGGACCGCACAACGAGTCCGGCCTGGGCGAGCACGTGCTGAGCCTCGTAGCAGAACGTCCCGCCGGCGAAGACGCCCCGGATGTACTTCTGGCCCCCGTCCATCCGCGCCCGTTCACCGGCCGCGGTCTTCCCCCACGCCGCGAGATCCGGGCGTTCCGGCACCACGGGCTGCCCTCCCGCCATCCGCACCGCCCGCGCCGCGGCCGCGTCCAGCGTCGCCGCCCACTGGACCCCCCCCGAGGACCGGTCCGGGGCCGCTGTCCCCAGCAGGCAGGCCACCACCGGCTTGGGGAACTCCTGCAGCCGGGCCCGCAGCGCGGCCAGCATCCGCGCCGCAGGGGGCTTCGCCACGACCACGACCACCTCGGTGTCGGGGTCGGCCGCGAGTGCCTCCAGGGCGCTCCAGGTGGTGAGCCCGCCCACCGCCTCGCTCAGGTCGCGACTCCCTGTACCGATGGCATGGGACACGCCCAGCCCGCTCTGATGGACCAACGACGTGACCTCCTGGAGCCCCGTGCCGGACGACCCGACCACGCCGATCGGACCGCGGCGCACTGCGTTCGCGAACCCGACTCCGATCCCCCGGATGATCGCCGTCCCGCAGTCCGGGCCCATCACGAGAAGCCCTCGGGCGCGGGCCAGTTCCTTCAGCGCCACCTCGTCCTCCACCGACACGTTGCTGCTGAACAGGAAGACGTTCAGCCCCCGTTCCAGAGCCGCACGTGCTTCTCGCGCGGCGAACCGTCCTGGGACGGAGATCACGGCGAGGTTCGCCTCCGGCAACGCGACAAGGCCATCGGCGAGCGCCCGCGGTCGCGTTTCCCGCTCCCTCTGCTTCTGGGTGAAGAACTCCTCGACTCTGTCCAGCACGGCGTGCACCACCGCCGCGTCCTCTCCTTCCACGGCGACCACCAGATCGTTGGGTCCGGCCGAGGCGAGCCACGATCCGGCGAACCCCAGCCTGGTCAGGAGCTCCTTGTTCGTGGCCGTCCCCATGACCGCGGCGGCCTGGCGAATGCCGGGCTCCCGCTCCATACGTTGCCGCACCTGCATCAGGAACATCGAGTCGAAGTAGCGGTTCTCCCGCACGATTCCGGAACGGATCATGACCCGGTCCTCACTGCCCGACCTGATACCGCTGGCCGAAGCGCAGCAGCGCTTGGCGGAAGCACGCGATCGGCGGGCGGACCCAGCCCGCGCCAATGATCGGGTGCCCCGGCTCGCGGTGGGCGATCGCGGTATCGATCACGGGGAGGATGTTCTTCTGGAGGACTTTGCGGATGTCGATCCCCACCGCCGCCCCCCGGAAGTCGAGGGCCGGGATCCGATAGTCCGGACTCTCCCCGACCGTGATCTCACGCATCTCCCGCGTCACGGCGAGCGCCTCACCGACCGTCCCCCCAACCAGGCTGAGGATCCCCGGAGCGCCGCCGAGGGCGAACCCCCCCCATCCCACGACCTCGGTGATCGCCGAGTCGCCCATGTCCAGACCCGCATCCTGGGCGGTGTAACCAGGGAGCATCAGTCCCTCGACCGCGGGGGCCGGGGCGGTGAACCACTCCCCGCCCAGGCCGCTCACCCGGATCCCGAAGTCCGTCCCGTTGCGGGCCATGGTGGTCACGACCGTGGAGTGGGCAACGTCCGAGGCCGGATCCGCAGCGGCTTTGGCCGCCGCCATCGACAGGCCGAGGAAGAACACGGGGTGGTTGCCCAACAGCCGGAGGGTGGAGATCGCCTGCTCCTTCGGCAGCCCGCACTCGAGGAGAGGGATGGCCATCGCGTTGGCGAACAGGCTCGACGCCGCGACCTGCCGATTGTGCAGTTCGTCTCCCATCTCCAACGCCCGGGCGATGATCGGCTTCAGCGGGAGCCCCCCCAGCGCACGCACCGCCCTCCGCAACGCCGGCCCCCACACCTCCCGCCAGGTGGTGAGGGTTCGCAGCGCCTCGGGTCCGTAGTCCCCGAACTGCTGGCGGCTCTCCACGGGCCGGCAGTACGCCCGGTTGCCAGACGCTCGGTTCTCAACCACGAACACCGGCAGCGACCGCGTGATCGTGCCCGCCATCGGGCCCACCGCCCCGTGGTGGTGATTCGGCTCGAGGACCACCCCTCCCGACTCGAACAGCGCTCGGGCCTCATCGGGGGTCTTGCTCCACCCCTCGAACAGGGCCATGGCGAGGGCCGCACCCTTCTGGGCCCCGCACATCCGCGGCCACGTCACGGGCGGCCCCGAATGGAGGACGACCCGTTCCGCCTCGCCCAGGCGCGGGATCACCTCGTGGGCCGGAGCGACGTCCACCAACACCGGGTCGGCCGCCGTGATCCGGCGGAACACCTCTGCGTTCGCCTCTTCGATGAGTTCCTTCACTGCAGGCACGTCACGTCTCCTTTGCACGTTCAGGCCGGCCACCACGCCGCGCTCAGTACCCCGGCCACCAGGTCCCGTCCCGAGGAGTGCCCGAGCTGGCCCAGGTCCCGCAGGGCCGTGGTCAGCTCCGTCCTCCCGGCGGGCGCCACC
It contains:
- a CDS encoding Transcription regulator [contains diacylglycerol kinase catalytic domain], coding for MVQVQVVLNPAADRGRAGQRRAELQTVLDQAGVDAAVAVTERPGHAVELARAAVAAGARVVAAAGGDGTIHEVAQALVGTGTALGVLPMGSGNDYIRVLGIPKDLVGAAAVLAQGRARTVDVAQVQGQFSLNSFGMGIEGQIAADYRRMRFLKGELGYLYATILEVVRFRAFRAEVEGDGWTFAGRLLSVSVMNGPCAGGGYRLAPHARVDDGVLDVGLIGNYPRLVRFVVLPKTRDGSYLNLARVHAKKAERVEIRSDRPLPVHMDGELLPEPVQEIEVSLRPRALYVIA
- a CDS encoding Putative oxidoreductase subunit, coding for MIRSGIVRENRYFDSMFLMQVRQRMEREPGIRQAAAVMGTATNKELLTRLGFAGSWLASAGPNDLVVAVEGEDAAVVHAVLDRVEEFFTQKQRERETRPRALADGLVALPEANLAVISVPGRFAAREARAALERGLNVFLFSSNVSVEDEVALKELARARGLLVMGPDCGTAIIRGIGVGFANAVRRGPIGVVGSSGTGLQEVTSLVHQSGLGVSHAIGTGSRDLSEAVGGLTTWSALEALAADPDTEVVVVVAKPPAARMLAALRARLQEFPKPVVACLLGTAAPDRSSGGVQWAATLDAAAARAVRMAGGQPVVPERPDLAAWGKTAAGERARMDGGQKYIRGVFAGGTFCYEAQHVLAQAGLVVRSNAPLDRRRVLDDPMRSVGHALLDLGDEHFTEGRAHPMIDPALRQERVLLEARDPEVAVVLLDFILGYNAAPDPVGDLLPVIREAKRAAVERGGYVSVVASVCGTDGDPQGLRSQVAALEEVGVVVLPSNAQAAAYGVVVIGGAR